From Aristaeella lactis, the proteins below share one genomic window:
- a CDS encoding GGDEF domain-containing protein produces the protein MMEQLRFWNQYGYQPDVFKKYRDAVARSNRGSLKVMCIVAVVSSLLVYIYGVTSNQPKGGGTYCQILLIVGLAGEVIAFYRKSTWAQMLIVGYILGAAVYAFAVFGAVNYDSSVFWIGTHLAVGCYLFDYAWRVLGLQVLSYVALEVSWKAKGALQDPTQRIFCLLYLLISLITVYTLNRARASLITGREEFRRVADTDQLTGLTARRAAQQEIEDHLQTDEHGVLMLLDLDCFKSVNDRYGHQAGDKVLIDVAADIRKMFRNSDVLSRLGGDEYVVYLKSVPGREWTLKRATSMVEKIGRTVGEGPDAVRVTASVGIVMTDMVGRTYDDLYRAADIAMYNAKNSGGNKALFYSEEMLGKPVDEEKINSLR, from the coding sequence ATGATGGAGCAGCTGAGGTTCTGGAACCAATACGGATACCAACCTGATGTGTTCAAAAAATACAGGGATGCTGTTGCCCGCAGTAACCGCGGATCACTGAAAGTGATGTGCATCGTGGCAGTGGTTTCTTCCCTGCTGGTTTATATATACGGCGTGACGAGCAATCAGCCCAAGGGCGGCGGGACATACTGCCAGATCCTGCTGATTGTGGGCCTTGCCGGTGAGGTGATCGCGTTCTACAGAAAGTCCACATGGGCACAGATGCTCATTGTCGGTTATATTCTGGGAGCTGCTGTTTACGCGTTTGCGGTTTTTGGCGCCGTGAACTATGATTCAAGCGTTTTCTGGATCGGAACCCACCTGGCGGTTGGCTGCTATCTGTTTGACTATGCCTGGCGCGTGCTCGGTCTGCAGGTTCTCAGCTATGTGGCGCTGGAGGTCTCCTGGAAGGCAAAAGGCGCTTTGCAGGATCCGACCCAGAGGATTTTCTGCCTTCTGTATCTGCTGATCAGCCTGATCACGGTGTATACGCTGAACCGGGCCAGGGCCTCCCTGATTACGGGCCGTGAAGAATTCCGGCGCGTGGCGGATACGGACCAGCTGACCGGACTGACAGCCCGGAGGGCTGCCCAGCAGGAAATAGAAGATCACCTGCAGACGGATGAGCACGGCGTGCTGATGCTGCTGGACCTGGACTGCTTTAAGAGCGTGAACGACCGGTACGGGCACCAGGCGGGAGACAAGGTGCTCATCGACGTGGCCGCGGATATCCGGAAGATGTTCCGGAATTCCGATGTGCTGAGCCGGCTCGGGGGAGATGAATACGTCGTCTATCTGAAGAGCGTTCCGGGAAGGGAATGGACACTGAAGCGTGCCACTTCCATGGTGGAGAAGATCGGCCGTACGGTGGGTGAAGGCCCTGATGCCGTCCGGGTAACGGCCAGTGTCGGGATCGTCATGACAGATATGGTGGGACGGACGTATGACGATCTGTACCGCGCCGCGGATATAGCTATGTACAACGCCAAGAACAGCGGCGGAAACAAGGCGCTGTTCTATTCAGAAGAGATGCTGGGAAAACCGGTGGATGAAGAAAAGATCAACAGTCTGAGATAA
- the tsaD gene encoding tRNA (adenosine(37)-N6)-threonylcarbamoyltransferase complex transferase subunit TsaD has protein sequence MNYEQNSRRQAEMLRTKETVRILSLETSCDETAAAVIENGRKILSNVVFSQIDLHELYGGVVPEIASRAHMEACDRVVDQALREAGMSLQEIDALAVTKGPGLVGALLTGVNCMKGLAFAAGKPLVGVNHIEGHVSANYLSHPDLEPPFLCLVVSGGHSHLVEVSDYGTYRLLGQTVDDAAGEAFDKAARALGLPYPGGPRIDKLAEEGNPEAFTLPSPKTDGRYDYSFSGLKTAFMNTVHTLEQRGETLPKADLAASFRRAVCRELTNKARLLLQERGRDGYNGFALAGGVSANRELRRMASAMCEELKIPLFMPELHLCTDNGAMIGSAAYYRLRNGELAGLDLNAMPALRLV, from the coding sequence ATGAATTACGAACAAAACTCCCGCCGCCAGGCGGAAATGCTGCGGACGAAGGAAACGGTCCGTATCCTGTCACTGGAGACCAGCTGCGATGAGACCGCGGCAGCTGTGATCGAGAACGGCCGGAAGATCCTGAGCAACGTGGTGTTCAGCCAGATCGACCTGCACGAGCTTTACGGCGGCGTTGTGCCGGAGATCGCAAGCCGGGCCCATATGGAAGCCTGCGACCGGGTGGTGGACCAGGCGCTGCGGGAAGCCGGGATGAGCCTGCAGGAGATCGATGCCCTGGCGGTAACAAAGGGCCCCGGCCTTGTCGGCGCGCTGCTGACAGGGGTCAACTGCATGAAGGGCCTGGCCTTTGCGGCGGGAAAGCCGCTGGTGGGTGTCAACCATATTGAGGGACATGTCAGCGCGAACTATTTGAGCCATCCGGATCTGGAGCCGCCGTTCCTGTGCCTGGTGGTTTCCGGCGGCCACAGCCACCTGGTGGAGGTTTCGGATTACGGCACCTACCGCCTGCTTGGCCAGACAGTGGACGATGCGGCCGGCGAAGCCTTTGACAAGGCGGCTCGGGCGCTGGGACTGCCTTATCCGGGCGGCCCGCGTATCGACAAACTGGCGGAAGAGGGAAACCCGGAAGCCTTTACCCTGCCCAGCCCGAAGACGGACGGAAGGTATGATTACAGCTTCAGCGGACTGAAGACTGCTTTCATGAACACCGTGCACACGCTGGAACAGCGGGGCGAAACCCTGCCGAAGGCAGACCTGGCGGCAAGCTTCCGCCGGGCGGTATGCCGGGAACTGACGAATAAGGCGCGGCTCCTGCTGCAGGAACGCGGCAGGGACGGATATAACGGATTTGCTTTGGCCGGCGGGGTATCCGCCAACCGGGAACTGCGGCGGATGGCATCGGCGATGTGTGAGGAACTGAAAATCCCGTTGTTCATGCCGGAGCTGCATCTGTGCACGGACAACGGTGCCATGATCGGCAGCGCCGCCTATTACCGCCTGAGAAACGGGGAACTGGCGGGCCTGGACCTGAATGCCATGCCCGCGCTGAGACTGGTGTAA
- a CDS encoding DUF1461 domain-containing protein — translation MNYELKGRALGFLLVWTVILFTLAAAVYGTAGNGDLLAREMLRHAPPEVTGLPETEYEGAGRMTAGYLTGREPVFQYVFSDAEGREYTCFQPHEADHMADCRNLIGLAGTLRWITGGLALLLAAAGVLLRKRKAFSGGMFTGLGAAALVFSGIAAWALADFDGLFVTFHRVAFTNEGWLLDPRTDLLIRLMPLNFFITLGTGILVRILISGLVLLGAALIIQNCKTKRQGNA, via the coding sequence ATGAATTATGAATTAAAGGGACGGGCCCTGGGTTTCCTGCTGGTGTGGACGGTGATCCTGTTCACACTGGCTGCCGCGGTATACGGTACAGCCGGGAACGGGGACCTGCTGGCCCGGGAAATGCTCCGCCACGCGCCGCCGGAGGTTACGGGCCTGCCGGAAACGGAATACGAAGGCGCGGGCCGGATGACCGCCGGATATCTGACCGGCCGGGAACCGGTTTTCCAGTATGTCTTTTCCGACGCGGAGGGACGGGAATACACCTGCTTCCAGCCGCATGAGGCGGACCACATGGCGGACTGCCGGAACCTGATCGGCCTGGCGGGAACGCTGAGGTGGATCACCGGAGGCCTGGCACTGCTTTTGGCGGCAGCGGGCGTGCTGCTCCGGAAACGCAAGGCGTTTTCGGGCGGTATGTTCACGGGCCTGGGAGCGGCGGCTCTGGTGTTTAGCGGGATTGCGGCCTGGGCGCTTGCGGATTTCGACGGCCTGTTTGTCACGTTTCACCGCGTGGCTTTCACCAATGAGGGCTGGCTGCTGGATCCCCGGACGGACCTGCTGATCCGGCTGATGCCGCTGAACTTCTTTATTACCCTGGGAACCGGGATACTGGTCCGGATACTGATTTCCGGGCTTGTGCTGCTGGGAGCGGCATTGATCATTCAGAATTGTAAGACGAAAAGGCAAGGGAATGCATAA
- the prfB gene encoding peptide chain release factor 2, whose translation MLELEQYAQDIVGIRKSILAAGEALHIDHMKEQIDELTEEMNQPEFWNDTDRSTRVNQKLGHLKNKLAHYEGLLQSADDIDTMMELAREENDEEMVQEVGTELASLKEKADALELETLMRGDYDDNDAVLSLHAGAGGTEAQDWTQMLFRMYTRYCERMGFEVKVLDLLDGDEAGIKSVTFEVSGDHAYGYLRGEKGVHRLVRISPFDANARRHTSFSSLDVAPMIEDDGDEIKIDMKYVRVDTYHSSGAGGQNVNKTSSAVRMTYVKDDVTIVVACQTERDQVQNRATCMKMLKAKLLELKEREKEQQMADIKGEMKKIEWGSQIRSYVFQPYTMVKDHRTNYESGNIDDVMNGNLEGFVTAYLKMQ comes from the coding sequence ATGTTAGAGCTTGAACAATATGCCCAGGACATCGTGGGCATCCGGAAAAGCATCCTGGCTGCCGGGGAAGCGCTTCATATTGATCATATGAAGGAGCAGATCGATGAACTGACAGAGGAAATGAACCAGCCGGAGTTCTGGAACGATACAGACCGTTCCACCAGGGTGAACCAGAAGCTGGGTCACCTGAAGAACAAGCTGGCCCATTATGAAGGCCTGCTGCAGTCCGCTGACGACATCGATACGATGATGGAACTCGCCCGTGAGGAAAATGACGAGGAAATGGTACAGGAAGTCGGTACCGAACTGGCCAGCCTGAAGGAAAAAGCGGATGCGCTGGAACTGGAAACCCTCATGCGCGGTGACTATGACGACAACGACGCCGTGTTGAGCCTGCACGCCGGTGCCGGCGGAACCGAGGCCCAGGACTGGACCCAGATGCTTTTCCGCATGTACACCCGCTACTGTGAGCGGATGGGCTTTGAAGTGAAAGTGCTGGATCTCCTGGACGGGGATGAGGCGGGCATCAAGAGCGTGACCTTTGAGGTCAGCGGCGATCATGCCTACGGCTATCTCCGCGGTGAGAAGGGCGTGCACCGCCTGGTGCGCATCAGCCCCTTTGATGCCAACGCGCGCCGCCACACCAGCTTCTCCAGCCTGGACGTCGCCCCGATGATCGAGGATGACGGCGATGAGATCAAAATTGATATGAAGTACGTCCGGGTGGACACCTACCACTCCTCCGGCGCCGGCGGACAGAACGTCAACAAGACCAGCTCCGCTGTCCGGATGACCTATGTCAAGGATGACGTGACCATCGTGGTGGCCTGCCAGACGGAACGCGACCAGGTGCAGAACCGTGCCACCTGTATGAAGATGCTGAAAGCGAAGCTGCTGGAACTGAAGGAACGGGAAAAGGAACAGCAGATGGCTGACATCAAGGGCGAGATGAAGAAGATCGAATGGGGCAGCCAGATCCGCTCCTACGTTTTCCAGCCCTACACCATGGTCAAGGATCACCGCACCAACTATGAAAGCGGCAACATTGACGATGTGATGAACGGCAACCTGGAAGGCTTTGTCACCGCATACCTGAAGATGCAGTAA
- the secA gene encoding preprotein translocase subunit SecA → MLEFLKKVLGSGNEVQLKKLNKPVEAVMALEEEYRALTDEQLQAKTAEFRQRLQNGETEDDILPEAFATVREAADRVLGMRPYRVQVLGGIVLHQGRIAEMKTGEGKTLVATMPAYLNALCGKGVHVVTVNDYLARRDSEWMGKVYRFLGLTVGLIVHDLEPEERRAAYACDITYGTNNELGFDYLRDNMVIRQDNLVQRGHAFAIVDEVDSILIDEARTPLIISGQGEKSTELYDKVDAVVRTMKPEIHFEIEEKKKAVTLTDEGARKVETAFGIDNINDAENSELNHHVYCALRAHNLMKRDVDYVVQNGQVIIVDEFTGRLMIGRRYSEGLHQAIEAKEHVKVERESKTLATITFQNYFRMYEKLSGMTGTAKTEETEFQGIYALDVVEIPTNKPNIRVDQEDMVYKNKAAKFNAVVASIEQYHAKGQPLLVGTISVEVSEMLSDMLKRKGIPHEVLNAKNHAKEAEIVAQAGHYGAVTIATNMAGRGTDILLGGNPEFLARRALRQEGVDEEVIEEAVGHNEHVSDEVLEARKRYQEHYSRFKADTDREHERVLQTGGLHIIGTERHESRRIDNQLRGRSGRQGDPGSTQFFISLEDDLMRLFGSERIGVMVDRLGLRDDEPLTAGLLTKQIENAQKRIENRNFESRKYVLEYDDVMNRQRGIIYGQRRRVLMGENVRDSILRMADHVIDFAAGRWMNGENTAEWEWKEAANYLENLCCHHGALEANRAAAGTGESRNEFIEALKADARTFYEEREKLMEDIHVDMRELERVMLLRSVDSRWMDHIDAMDQLRDGIGFRQSSGKNPVTEYQIEAGHMFEELNHLIREDTVRRVYQTKVEVTPERVQTARPIDARVAGDGPRQPRRVKPSEKIGRNDPCPCGSGKKYKNCCMLKENT, encoded by the coding sequence ATGCTTGAATTTTTGAAGAAAGTGCTGGGCTCGGGAAACGAAGTCCAGTTGAAGAAACTGAACAAACCGGTGGAAGCGGTTATGGCGCTGGAGGAGGAATACCGCGCGCTGACCGATGAGCAGCTGCAGGCAAAGACCGCTGAATTCAGACAGAGACTGCAGAACGGGGAAACAGAAGACGATATCCTTCCGGAGGCGTTTGCCACTGTCCGGGAGGCGGCTGACCGCGTGCTGGGGATGCGTCCCTACCGGGTACAGGTGCTGGGCGGCATTGTGCTGCATCAGGGCCGGATCGCGGAAATGAAGACCGGTGAAGGTAAAACGCTGGTGGCAACTATGCCGGCTTACCTGAACGCCCTGTGCGGCAAAGGCGTCCATGTTGTGACGGTCAACGATTACCTGGCCCGCCGCGACAGTGAGTGGATGGGTAAGGTTTACCGGTTCCTGGGCCTGACCGTTGGCCTGATCGTGCATGACCTGGAGCCGGAAGAACGCAGGGCTGCCTATGCCTGCGATATTACCTACGGTACCAATAATGAGCTGGGTTTTGACTACCTGCGGGACAACATGGTGATCCGCCAGGACAACCTGGTCCAGCGGGGCCATGCCTTCGCCATCGTGGACGAGGTGGACTCGATCCTGATCGATGAGGCGCGGACGCCCCTGATCATCTCCGGCCAGGGAGAAAAGAGCACCGAGCTGTATGACAAGGTGGACGCGGTGGTCCGTACCATGAAACCGGAGATCCACTTTGAGATTGAGGAAAAGAAAAAGGCCGTCACCCTGACGGATGAAGGCGCCCGGAAAGTGGAAACCGCCTTCGGCATCGACAACATCAACGACGCGGAAAACAGCGAGCTGAACCACCATGTGTACTGCGCCCTGCGTGCCCACAACCTGATGAAGCGGGATGTGGACTATGTGGTCCAGAACGGCCAGGTTATCATTGTGGATGAGTTCACCGGCCGCCTCATGATCGGGCGCCGCTACTCGGAAGGCCTGCACCAGGCCATTGAAGCCAAGGAACATGTGAAGGTGGAGCGGGAAAGCAAAACCCTGGCCACCATCACCTTCCAGAATTACTTCCGTATGTATGAAAAGCTGTCCGGTATGACCGGTACGGCCAAGACGGAGGAGACGGAATTCCAGGGCATCTACGCGCTGGACGTTGTGGAGATCCCCACCAACAAGCCGAACATCCGTGTGGACCAGGAAGATATGGTCTACAAGAATAAAGCCGCGAAGTTCAACGCGGTGGTGGCGAGCATTGAGCAGTATCACGCCAAGGGACAGCCGCTGCTGGTCGGTACCATCAGCGTTGAGGTCAGTGAAATGCTCAGCGATATGCTGAAGCGCAAAGGCATTCCCCATGAAGTGCTGAACGCCAAGAACCACGCCAAGGAAGCTGAGATCGTGGCCCAGGCGGGTCATTACGGCGCTGTGACCATCGCCACCAACATGGCCGGCCGCGGAACCGATATCCTGCTGGGCGGCAACCCCGAGTTCCTGGCCCGCCGCGCCCTGCGCCAGGAGGGCGTGGACGAGGAAGTGATCGAGGAAGCTGTCGGTCACAATGAGCATGTGAGCGATGAGGTGCTTGAGGCACGGAAGCGCTATCAGGAGCACTACAGCCGCTTCAAGGCGGATACGGATCGGGAGCATGAGCGGGTGCTGCAGACCGGCGGCCTGCATATCATCGGTACGGAACGCCATGAAAGCCGCCGGATTGATAACCAGCTGCGCGGCCGAAGCGGCCGTCAGGGCGACCCGGGTTCCACCCAGTTCTTCATCAGCCTTGAGGATGACCTGATGCGCCTGTTCGGCAGCGAGCGGATCGGCGTGATGGTGGACCGGCTTGGCCTGCGGGACGATGAACCGCTGACTGCCGGCCTGCTGACAAAGCAGATCGAAAACGCGCAGAAGCGGATTGAGAACCGGAACTTTGAATCCCGTAAGTACGTGCTGGAGTATGACGATGTGATGAACCGCCAGCGCGGGATCATCTACGGTCAGCGCCGCCGGGTGCTGATGGGCGAAAATGTGCGGGACAGCATCCTGCGCATGGCGGACCATGTGATTGACTTTGCGGCGGGCCGCTGGATGAACGGCGAAAACACCGCCGAGTGGGAATGGAAGGAAGCGGCAAACTACCTGGAGAACCTCTGCTGCCACCATGGCGCGCTGGAGGCGAACCGCGCCGCTGCCGGTACCGGTGAGAGCCGGAATGAGTTTATTGAAGCCCTGAAAGCGGATGCCAGGACGTTCTACGAAGAGCGTGAAAAGCTCATGGAGGACATCCATGTGGACATGCGCGAACTGGAGCGGGTTATGCTGCTGCGCAGTGTTGACTCCCGCTGGATGGACCACATTGACGCTATGGACCAGCTGCGGGACGGCATTGGTTTCCGGCAGTCCAGCGGCAAAAACCCGGTTACGGAATACCAGATCGAAGCCGGTCATATGTTTGAGGAACTGAACCACCTGATCCGGGAGGATACGGTGCGCCGGGTTTACCAGACCAAGGTGGAAGTGACGCCGGAACGGGTACAGACCGCCAGGCCGATCGACGCGCGGGTCGCGGGAGACGGTCCCCGGCAGCCGAGAAGGGTGAAGCCGTCCGAGAAGATCGGCCGGAACGATCCCTGCCCCTGCGGAAGCGGCAAGAAGTACAAGAACTGCTGCATGCTGAAAGAAAACACTTAA
- a CDS encoding CARDB domain-containing protein, with amino-acid sequence MFLALVLGIALVLVCVSAALAADSPIKTSVDFSKTKFSGPETIDVSITVTNVGEGDLPAPVTLYYPSGKKIDEFGSPTLSVGASKTWKGQWTVTQEELDAGKVVFAVRYSVYDGPLDENGEPKLQGHKSNLRKKIVYTEAAPEISVKRTITPTTAQKDQEVSVVYEITNSGTAAVTAVKIKENTSISSKTGTIDSIAPGTTETYTFTAKMAKKDLTSAATISYTAGGKTFNTKVESTTVKYGVVNLSATLKADKKGGVPGDTIKLTLTLKNSGTVDFTNVTVTDPELGTVFEGLTVAAGKTETKETELVITKTQDIQFTVKAEDTTGKGIETATGRVTVTSLDPNQQIALSVEAEADRSIVYTNPGTARVKVTVSNNSTMEVKDITVKAVDTTLYHFDSIPAGESASFIRDVDANLPERDGRTYWGTFRFTASCKDQLDQVLKFESNDIRIDYQEPTPEPTKAPLVTPMKPQYEDVPTREPEPAWLEQAETVADTAKWIFAAVAGVLLVLLLIGAVRRGKSRSESKKAMDHLEGANYRDYSTAPKRNRRSEISNGGTEEEKPEETEEKPAEEEPENTAQSSELMAETLRRLYSDKPAETAAEVVTETVENAEAAVEETAETVAEEAKEAVEAVEDAAKDVKSAAEDASSRRRRGRKQ; translated from the coding sequence TTGTTCCTTGCACTGGTACTGGGGATTGCGCTGGTCCTGGTATGCGTATCCGCGGCGCTTGCGGCGGACAGTCCGATAAAAACCTCCGTGGATTTCAGCAAAACCAAGTTTTCCGGTCCGGAAACAATTGATGTATCCATTACCGTGACCAATGTCGGGGAAGGCGACCTGCCTGCTCCGGTAACGCTGTATTATCCCAGCGGCAAGAAGATTGATGAGTTCGGCTCTCCGACGCTTTCCGTGGGCGCCAGCAAGACCTGGAAGGGCCAGTGGACTGTTACCCAGGAAGAACTGGACGCGGGAAAGGTTGTCTTTGCGGTCCGGTATTCCGTTTATGACGGTCCGCTTGATGAGAACGGGGAACCGAAGCTGCAGGGCCATAAGAGCAACCTGCGCAAGAAGATCGTCTATACCGAAGCCGCTCCTGAAATCTCCGTCAAACGAACCATTACCCCCACAACGGCCCAGAAAGATCAGGAAGTCAGCGTTGTTTACGAGATCACAAACTCCGGAACAGCGGCTGTGACTGCCGTCAAAATCAAGGAAAACACCAGTATCTCTTCCAAAACCGGCACGATCGATTCCATCGCGCCCGGGACAACGGAAACCTATACTTTCACCGCCAAGATGGCCAAGAAAGACCTGACCAGTGCGGCGACCATCTCCTATACAGCCGGCGGAAAGACTTTCAATACAAAGGTGGAAAGCACCACTGTCAAATACGGCGTGGTAAACCTCTCCGCTACCCTGAAGGCGGACAAAAAGGGCGGCGTGCCCGGCGACACGATCAAGCTGACGCTGACACTGAAGAACTCCGGTACGGTTGATTTCACCAATGTTACCGTAACGGATCCTGAACTGGGCACCGTTTTCGAAGGGCTGACTGTTGCGGCCGGAAAGACCGAAACCAAGGAAACGGAACTGGTGATCACCAAGACCCAGGACATCCAGTTTACGGTTAAGGCAGAAGACACCACCGGCAAAGGCATTGAAACCGCCACCGGACGGGTTACGGTCACTTCCCTGGATCCGAACCAGCAGATCGCGCTGAGCGTGGAAGCTGAAGCGGACCGCAGTATCGTATATACCAATCCCGGAACGGCCAGGGTGAAAGTTACCGTGAGCAACAACAGCACCATGGAAGTGAAGGACATCACCGTGAAGGCGGTGGACACCACCCTGTATCACTTTGACAGCATTCCCGCGGGAGAAAGCGCCTCCTTCATTCGGGATGTGGACGCGAACCTGCCTGAAAGGGATGGGCGAACGTATTGGGGCACTTTCCGGTTTACCGCTTCCTGCAAGGATCAGCTGGATCAGGTGCTGAAATTCGAAAGCAATGATATCCGGATTGACTATCAGGAGCCGACACCGGAACCCACAAAGGCACCGCTGGTTACGCCGATGAAACCCCAGTATGAGGATGTTCCGACCAGAGAGCCTGAACCCGCGTGGCTGGAGCAGGCTGAAACTGTTGCTGATACCGCCAAGTGGATCTTCGCGGCTGTGGCCGGTGTGCTGCTGGTGCTGCTGCTGATCGGCGCGGTCCGCCGCGGCAAGAGCCGGAGCGAATCGAAAAAGGCCATGGATCACCTGGAAGGCGCCAACTACCGTGACTACAGCACCGCGCCGAAGCGCAACCGCAGGAGTGAGATCTCCAACGGCGGAACCGAAGAGGAAAAGCCGGAGGAAACTGAAGAGAAGCCTGCTGAGGAAGAACCGGAGAACACCGCCCAGAGCAGTGAGCTGATGGCGGAAACCCTTCGGAGGCTGTATTCTGACAAGCCGGCGGAAACCGCGGCGGAAGTCGTGACGGAAACGGTGGAAAACGCGGAAGCGGCGGTTGAAGAAACCGCGGAAACCGTGGCTGAAGAAGCAAAGGAAGCTGTGGAAGCCGTTGAGGATGCGGCAAAGGATGTCAAGTCTGCCGCGGAGGATGCTTCCTCCCGCCGCCGCAGGGGCCGTAAACAGTAA
- a CDS encoding ABC transporter substrate-binding protein — MKKLVSLALALVLALTVCSAFAEETVTLKIAHIGPTTGAAALYGLATQHGAEIAVDEINAAGGKYQIELITEDDEHNVEKVINAYNAALDAGAQMILGSTTSKPCEAAGALGYTERVFFLTPSASSTAVIEDKDNVFQVCFTDPNQGSASAQYIADHKLGTKIAVIYNNADVYSTGIRDTFVKKSAELGLEIVNEETFTDETTDFTVQVGKAQEAGAEIVFLPMYYTPASLILKTAADKNYKPIFFGVDGMDGILSVDGFDTSLAEGVMLLTPFVATSEDENVKSFVAKYQEKFNETPIQFAADAYDGIYILVAAAEKAGITSDMSAEEACDLLIAAMKEIEVTGLTGTMTWDESGAVTKTPMAATIVNGVYVFED; from the coding sequence ATGAAGAAGCTTGTTTCTCTGGCCCTCGCCCTGGTACTGGCCCTGACTGTCTGCTCCGCCTTCGCGGAAGAAACCGTCACCCTGAAGATCGCCCATATCGGCCCCACCACCGGTGCCGCTGCCCTGTACGGCCTGGCCACCCAGCACGGTGCCGAAATCGCCGTGGATGAAATCAACGCCGCCGGCGGAAAATATCAGATTGAACTCATCACCGAAGACGATGAGCACAACGTGGAAAAGGTTATCAACGCCTACAACGCCGCGCTGGACGCCGGTGCCCAGATGATCCTGGGTTCCACCACCTCCAAGCCCTGCGAAGCAGCGGGTGCCCTGGGATACACCGAACGCGTGTTCTTCCTGACCCCCTCCGCTTCCTCCACTGCTGTCATCGAGGATAAGGACAACGTCTTCCAGGTTTGCTTCACCGACCCTAACCAGGGTTCCGCTTCCGCCCAGTACATCGCCGATCACAAACTGGGCACCAAGATCGCCGTGATCTACAACAACGCCGACGTGTACTCCACCGGTATCCGTGACACCTTTGTTAAGAAGAGCGCGGAACTGGGCCTGGAGATCGTCAACGAAGAAACCTTCACCGATGAAACCACAGACTTCACCGTTCAGGTTGGCAAGGCCCAGGAAGCCGGTGCTGAAATCGTCTTCCTGCCCATGTACTACACCCCCGCTTCCCTGATCCTGAAGACCGCCGCCGACAAGAACTACAAGCCCATCTTCTTCGGCGTTGACGGTATGGACGGCATCCTGAGCGTGGACGGCTTCGACACCTCCCTGGCGGAAGGCGTCATGCTGCTGACCCCCTTCGTTGCCACTTCTGAAGATGAGAACGTGAAAAGCTTCGTTGCCAAGTATCAGGAAAAGTTCAACGAGACTCCCATCCAGTTCGCCGCGGACGCTTACGACGGCATCTACATCCTGGTTGCCGCCGCTGAGAAAGCCGGCATCACTTCCGATATGTCCGCTGAAGAAGCCTGCGACCTGCTGATCGCCGCCATGAAGGAAATCGAAGTGACCGGCCTGACCGGCACCATGACCTGGGACGAGTCCGGCGCTGTTACCAAGACGCCTATGGCCGCCACCATCGTTAACGGCGTATACGTTTTCGAAGACTGA
- a CDS encoding branched-chain amino acid ABC transporter permease, with protein MIFLDNLINGLSLGSIYAIIALGYTMVYGIAKMLNFAHGDIIMVGAYVAFCGLQYWGFPPVLAFLLAMLVCTVLGITIEGLAYRPLRQATSLAVLITAIGMSYLLQNIALMIWGANPKAFPTTFINSTSLHLGRINISSATLITILVSIVIMVLLTLFTSKTKLGKAMRCVSEDRGAAELMGINVNRTISLTFAIGSALAAIAGILLCSSYPILQPTTGSMPGIKAFTAAVFGGIGSIPGAMLGGILLGIIEIFGKAYISTELGDAIVFAVLIIVLLFKPAGLLGKPMREKV; from the coding sequence ATGATTTTTCTGGATAATCTGATTAACGGCCTCAGCCTTGGCAGCATCTATGCCATCATCGCCCTGGGCTATACCATGGTGTACGGCATTGCCAAGATGCTGAACTTTGCCCACGGCGACATTATCATGGTCGGCGCGTATGTGGCTTTCTGCGGCCTCCAGTACTGGGGCTTCCCCCCGGTCCTGGCTTTCCTGCTGGCCATGCTGGTCTGCACCGTCCTGGGCATCACCATTGAAGGACTCGCCTACCGTCCCCTCCGCCAGGCCACGTCCCTGGCCGTGCTGATCACCGCCATCGGTATGAGCTACCTGCTGCAGAACATCGCGCTGATGATCTGGGGCGCCAATCCCAAGGCCTTCCCCACCACCTTCATCAACAGCACCTCCCTGCACCTGGGACGGATCAACATTTCCTCAGCCACGCTGATCACCATCCTGGTCAGCATTGTGATCATGGTCCTGCTGACCCTGTTCACCTCCAAGACCAAGCTGGGAAAAGCCATGCGCTGTGTTTCGGAGGATCGCGGCGCCGCTGAACTGATGGGCATCAATGTGAACCGGACCATCTCCCTCACCTTTGCCATCGGCTCCGCGCTGGCTGCCATCGCGGGTATCCTGCTCTGCTCCTCCTACCCCATCCTGCAGCCCACCACCGGTTCCATGCCGGGTATCAAAGCCTTCACCGCCGCCGTGTTCGGCGGGATCGGCTCCATCCCCGGCGCCATGCTGGGCGGCATCCTGCTGGGTATTATTGAGATTTTCGGTAAGGCTTATATTTCAACCGAACTGGGAGACGCCATCGTCTTCGCCGTGCTGATCATCGTACTGCTGTTCAAGCCGGCCGGACTGCTGGGCAAGCCCATGCGTGAGAAAGTGTGA